From a single Paenibacillus sp. FSL W8-0426 genomic region:
- a CDS encoding endonuclease Q family protein, translating to MGNSMASANDWQPTYADLHIHIGRTSRGEAVKISGSRDLTFENIAREASGRKGIRLLGVIDCHAPVVQLDIEQLLEKGTMTELAGGGIGYRDTTILLGTELELREPDRREFHMLAYFRDLATMKSFTAWIARHMKNVNLSSQRIYVPAREMQAEIRARGGLIVPAHVFTPHKGIYGSTAARMAEVLDTDMIDAVELGLSSDSSMASHITELDPIPFLTNSDAHSLGKIGREYNELLIASPSFDEFRLALKGMEGRKIRANYGLNPRLGKYHRTYCAACGSIMDEQELSAERCPYCGSLKLVQGVLDRILSIADRNVPEVPAYRPPYCYQVPLEFIPGLGKAKLKQLLEHFGTEMNVLHRTSEEELAQVVGSHLAGMIVAAREGRLELDSGGGGTYGKVSVQGKEPGMSKDR from the coding sequence ATGGGGAATTCCATGGCATCTGCAAACGATTGGCAGCCTACCTACGCGGACCTTCACATCCATATCGGCCGGACTTCCCGAGGGGAAGCGGTCAAAATCAGCGGCAGCAGGGACCTGACGTTTGAAAATATTGCCCGCGAAGCTTCCGGACGCAAAGGGATCCGGCTGCTCGGGGTCATCGACTGCCACGCCCCCGTCGTGCAGCTGGACATCGAACAGCTGCTGGAGAAAGGCACCATGACCGAACTGGCGGGGGGAGGCATTGGGTACAGGGATACGACGATTTTGCTGGGGACGGAACTGGAGCTGCGGGAACCGGACAGGCGTGAGTTCCATATGTTGGCTTATTTCCGGGACCTGGCCACGATGAAGTCGTTCACGGCGTGGATTGCTCGTCACATGAAAAACGTCAACCTTAGCTCACAGCGGATCTATGTTCCCGCGCGGGAGATGCAGGCCGAGATCAGAGCCCGGGGCGGGTTGATCGTGCCGGCACACGTCTTCACGCCGCATAAAGGCATCTATGGCAGCACGGCCGCGCGAATGGCCGAGGTGCTCGATACCGATATGATCGACGCCGTCGAGCTCGGGCTCAGTTCCGATTCGTCCATGGCCAGCCATATTACGGAGCTGGACCCTATTCCTTTTTTGACCAACTCGGATGCACACTCCCTTGGCAAAATCGGCCGTGAGTACAATGAATTGCTCATTGCCTCGCCTTCGTTCGACGAATTTCGGTTGGCCCTGAAGGGTATGGAAGGCCGGAAAATCCGGGCGAATTATGGACTGAACCCGCGGCTTGGGAAATATCACCGCACCTATTGTGCGGCCTGCGGCAGCATCATGGACGAACAGGAGCTCTCTGCAGAACGCTGTCCTTATTGCGGCAGTCTCAAGCTGGTCCAAGGCGTGCTGGATCGGATACTGTCCATCGCGGATCGGAATGTTCCTGAAGTTCCGGCCTACAGGCCCCCTTACTGCTACCAAGTGCCGTTGGAGTTCATTCCCGGCTTGGGGAAGGCCAAGTTGAAGCAGTTACTGGAGCACTTTGGTACGGAGATGAATGTATTGCACCGCACAAGCGAGGAGGAACTGGCGCAGGTGGTAGGATCTCATTTGGCCGGCATGATCGTGGCAGCGCGGGAAGGTCGCCTGGAATTGGATTCAGGAGGCGGCGGCACGTACGGCAAAGTGAGCGTGCAAGGAAAAGAGCCTGGCATGTCCAAAGATCGTTAA
- the lpdA gene encoding dihydrolipoyl dehydrogenase — MPIHCDVAILGGGTGGYVAAIRAAQLGKKVVIIEKDRLGGTCLHRGCIPSKALLRSAEVYAEIQESETYGIETTGATLVFPKVQARKDAIVEQLHQGVQYLMKKNKIEVVHANGRVIGPSIFSPQSGAVAIEFEDGEMDTVVPTNLIIATGSRPRVIPGLEPDGRYIMSSDEALRMDELPASLIIVGGGVIGLEWASMLNDFGVQVTVVEAASHVLPAEDEDIAKEMQRLLGKRGVRFLTKAKVLTETYKSGQDGIQIEVELSGDKREALSADKMLVSVGRQPNVENIGLENTDVKLERGFIAVNKNLQTGEGHIYAIGDVIGGLQLAHAASHEGILAANHLAGETVHAVESHRIPRCVYTRPEAASIGFTEREAKERGHSVKTGKFPFQAIGKSLVHGSRDGFVKVIADAETNDILGVHMIGTHVTELIAEASLAQMLDATPWEVGQTIHPHPSLSEIMGEAMLAVDGKAIGM; from the coding sequence ATGCCAATTCATTGCGATGTTGCCATTCTTGGGGGAGGAACCGGAGGCTACGTTGCCGCCATTCGTGCCGCCCAGCTGGGAAAAAAGGTTGTCATTATCGAGAAGGACAGGCTGGGAGGAACATGCCTTCACCGGGGATGCATCCCAAGCAAAGCGCTGCTGAGAAGCGCGGAAGTCTACGCGGAAATTCAGGAAAGCGAGACATACGGAATTGAGACGACGGGCGCAACGCTGGTGTTTCCGAAGGTGCAGGCCCGGAAGGATGCCATCGTGGAGCAGCTGCACCAGGGCGTTCAATATTTGATGAAAAAAAACAAGATTGAGGTCGTACATGCGAACGGGCGCGTCATTGGTCCGTCGATCTTCTCGCCTCAAAGCGGAGCGGTGGCCATCGAATTCGAAGATGGCGAGATGGACACGGTTGTGCCGACAAACCTGATCATCGCCACAGGCTCACGGCCGCGCGTTATTCCCGGATTGGAACCCGACGGACGATACATTATGAGCAGCGACGAGGCGCTCCGCATGGACGAGCTTCCAGCTTCGCTGATCATCGTCGGCGGTGGAGTCATCGGACTGGAGTGGGCTTCCATGCTGAACGATTTCGGCGTGCAGGTGACGGTCGTTGAAGCGGCTTCGCATGTGCTTCCGGCAGAAGACGAAGATATCGCGAAGGAAATGCAGCGTCTGCTCGGCAAACGCGGGGTTCGTTTCCTGACGAAAGCGAAGGTGCTGACGGAAACGTACAAGTCCGGTCAGGACGGCATTCAAATCGAAGTGGAGTTATCCGGCGATAAACGCGAGGCGCTGAGCGCGGACAAGATGCTTGTATCCGTTGGCCGTCAGCCCAACGTGGAGAACATCGGCCTCGAAAATACGGATGTCAAGCTTGAGCGCGGCTTCATTGCCGTGAACAAAAACCTGCAGACAGGGGAAGGGCATATCTACGCGATCGGCGACGTGATCGGTGGTTTGCAGCTGGCGCATGCAGCCAGCCATGAGGGCATCCTGGCCGCTAACCATCTCGCCGGCGAAACGGTACACGCCGTAGAATCCCATCGTATTCCGCGCTGCGTATACACTCGTCCGGAGGCGGCGAGCATCGGATTTACCGAACGCGAAGCGAAGGAACGCGGCCACAGCGTCAAAACTGGCAAGTTTCCGTTTCAAGCCATCGGCAAATCGCTGGTCCATGGCAGCCGCGATGGATTTGTAAAGGTGATCGCGGATGCGGAAACGAACGATATTTTGGGCGTACATATGATTGGCACCCATGTGACGGAACTTATTGCCGAGGCTTCGCTCGCCCAGATGCTGGATGCTACGCCATGGGAAGTCGGGCAGACGATCCATCCGCATCCAAGCTTGTCGGAAATCATGGGCGAAGCGATGCTGGCGGTGGACGGAAAAGCGATCGGCATGTAG
- the mciZ gene encoding Z-ring formation inhibitor MciZ, with protein sequence MNSYYTKQSVHLVGQARQVKLILKQWLNEWGPDARVADLIAGRK encoded by the coding sequence ATGAACAGTTATTACACCAAACAATCCGTGCATTTGGTAGGACAGGCCCGGCAAGTAAAACTGATCCTTAAACAGTGGCTTAACGAATGGGGACCGGATGCCCGTGTTGCAGACCTGATCGCAGGGCGGAAATAA
- a CDS encoding thiamine pyrophosphate-dependent dehydrogenase E1 component subunit alpha — MSSQGTAGAVHRHIELGLSDGEVLDMYRTMLLARKFDERCLLLQRAGKINFHVSGIGQEAAQVGAAFGLDRDHDYYLPYYRDYGFVLAVGMTPRELMLSAFAKAEDPNSGGRQMPGHFGHKKLRIVTGSSPVTTQVPHAVGIALAAKMQKKEFVSFVTFGEGSSNQGDFHEGANFAGVHKLPVIIMCENNQYAISVPVHKQLSGKVSDRALGYGFPGLRVDGNDALEVYAAVKEARKRAIAGEGPTLIEAMMYRLSPHSTSDNDLAYRTKEEVEENWKKDGVLRMRNYLFECGIWDEAQDADLASQLALELKEATEYADNAPYPKPEDTLTHVYAESNEGGR, encoded by the coding sequence ATGAGTTCACAAGGTACTGCAGGAGCAGTCCATCGGCACATTGAGCTGGGGCTTAGCGACGGAGAAGTGTTGGATATGTACAGAACGATGCTGCTTGCACGCAAGTTTGACGAACGATGCTTGCTGCTGCAGCGAGCCGGCAAAATCAACTTTCACGTATCAGGGATCGGTCAGGAGGCGGCGCAAGTAGGCGCAGCATTTGGCCTGGACCGCGATCACGATTATTACTTACCATATTACCGGGATTACGGCTTCGTATTGGCCGTAGGCATGACTCCGCGCGAACTGATGCTGTCCGCGTTTGCCAAAGCGGAAGATCCGAACAGCGGCGGACGGCAGATGCCGGGCCATTTCGGCCACAAAAAGCTGCGCATCGTAACGGGCTCCAGCCCGGTAACGACGCAGGTTCCCCATGCGGTGGGCATCGCCCTTGCCGCCAAGATGCAAAAAAAAGAGTTCGTTTCATTCGTGACGTTCGGGGAAGGATCCAGCAATCAGGGAGATTTTCATGAAGGCGCGAATTTTGCGGGCGTGCACAAGCTGCCTGTCATTATCATGTGCGAGAACAACCAGTACGCCATCTCGGTGCCTGTGCACAAACAGCTGAGCGGCAAAGTATCCGATCGTGCACTTGGTTATGGATTCCCGGGGCTGCGTGTGGACGGAAACGATGCGCTTGAGGTATACGCGGCGGTGAAGGAAGCGCGCAAACGTGCCATTGCCGGCGAAGGTCCGACTCTGATCGAAGCGATGATGTACCGTCTGTCGCCGCACTCTACCTCGGATAATGACCTTGCATACCGCACCAAGGAAGAAGTGGAAGAGAACTGGAAAAAGGACGGAGTCCTTCGCATGAGAAATTATTTGTTCGAATGCGGCATTTGGGATGAAGCCCAGGATGCGGATTTGGCATCCCAGCTCGCGCTGGAATTGAAAGAGGCGACCGAATACGCGGACAACGCGCCATATCCGAAGCCTGAAGATACGCTGACGCATGTATATGCAGAAAGCAACGAAGGGGGACGGTAA
- the prli42 gene encoding stressosome-associated protein Prli42, with translation MQNKKWFRIFIYIMLIAMVGSTLFIALEPLFYG, from the coding sequence ATGCAAAATAAAAAATGGTTTCGCATCTTCATTTACATCATGTTGATCGCGATGGTGGGGTCCACTTTGTTTATCGCGCTCGAACCGTTGTTTTACGGATAA
- the spoIIM gene encoding stage II sporulation protein M encodes MRSSHFSFKGQTSLYVFVAVLFLVGVIFGALMVNALSLEQRQDLEGYLGNFFVTVHHGTSGGETGAYWDIAMLHLKWIGLIWILGLSVIGLPGILVLDFMKGVLIGFTVGYLVGQYSWKGLLFALVSVAPHNLFVIPILLVCSVAAMTFSIYIIRNRLLAQRAPAGQRPFASYLLLTLVMAGLLLGVASFETWVTPAMMRWVTPMLLPV; translated from the coding sequence ATGCGTTCTTCTCACTTCAGTTTCAAAGGCCAAACTTCGCTCTATGTATTCGTGGCCGTCCTGTTTCTGGTTGGTGTCATTTTCGGTGCCCTGATGGTCAATGCACTGTCGCTGGAGCAGCGTCAGGATCTCGAAGGGTATTTGGGCAATTTTTTCGTTACGGTTCACCATGGCACATCCGGAGGGGAGACCGGAGCTTATTGGGACATTGCGATGCTGCATCTGAAGTGGATCGGATTGATCTGGATTTTGGGCCTGTCCGTCATCGGATTACCCGGCATATTGGTTCTCGATTTTATGAAGGGCGTGCTGATCGGATTCACGGTGGGATACCTGGTGGGGCAGTATTCATGGAAAGGCTTGCTGTTCGCGCTTGTATCCGTTGCTCCCCACAATTTGTTCGTCATCCCCATCTTGCTTGTATGCAGCGTTGCGGCAATGACTTTTTCAATCTACATCATTCGCAACCGGCTGCTCGCGCAGCGAGCTCCTGCAGGGCAGCGGCCGTTTGCCTCTTATCTTCTCTTGACGTTGGTTATGGCCGGGCTTTTGCTGGGCGTGGCTTCCTTCGAAACCTGGGTTACCCCGGCAATGATGCGCTGGGTCACGCCGATGCTGCTGCCCGTCTAG
- a CDS encoding DUF4227 family protein encodes MVISVRKGLRFVRFILIFAALVYLFYHVLDLFNGWISPVDQYQAPVGNAIKVFQETAWPGPGDERPAFAERLRLFYWYGE; translated from the coding sequence ATGGTTATTTCTGTGCGGAAAGGGCTTCGTTTTGTTCGGTTTATTCTGATTTTTGCAGCATTGGTTTATCTGTTCTATCATGTTCTGGATTTGTTCAATGGCTGGATTTCGCCTGTGGATCAATACCAGGCGCCTGTGGGAAACGCGATCAAAGTATTTCAGGAAACGGCTTGGCCAGGCCCTGGCGATGAGCGTCCCGCGTTTGCCGAGCGTCTGCGTTTGTTCTATTGGTATGGGGAATAG
- the lipB gene encoding lipoyl(octanoyl) transferase LipB, which translates to MHKPLDVAYIPMLEYEEAWNSQKSIVQQLDEGEGNERLLLLQHPPTYTIGSQNHPEHLLLSQEQLREQGISLFQIDRGGDITYHGPGQLVGYPLIVLGRDEDLDLHGYLRKLEQVIIDYLADQGIEAGRKEGYTGVWIGDLKIAAIGVKFNRCKRRRGFVTSHGFAFNIASGIQNEGFQGIVPCGIQQYGVTSLEDITGRAFSVELVAKEIVSYFSRHFSYDIRWVDEKEALHR; encoded by the coding sequence ATGCATAAGCCGCTGGATGTTGCATACATACCGATGCTTGAATATGAAGAAGCCTGGAACAGTCAAAAATCAATTGTACAGCAGTTGGATGAGGGAGAAGGGAACGAGCGGTTGCTGCTGCTTCAGCATCCACCGACGTATACGATCGGTTCGCAAAATCATCCCGAGCACCTGCTTCTCAGTCAAGAGCAGCTTCGGGAGCAGGGCATTTCATTGTTTCAGATTGATCGTGGCGGAGATATCACCTATCATGGGCCCGGACAGCTTGTGGGTTATCCGCTGATTGTTCTCGGCCGCGACGAGGACCTTGACCTGCACGGGTATTTGCGTAAGCTTGAACAGGTCATTATCGATTATCTGGCCGATCAGGGGATCGAGGCCGGACGCAAGGAAGGCTACACGGGTGTATGGATCGGGGATTTGAAAATTGCCGCCATCGGCGTCAAATTCAATCGCTGCAAGCGTCGGCGCGGCTTCGTGACGAGTCACGGGTTTGCTTTCAACATCGCATCGGGGATCCAGAATGAAGGTTTCCAGGGAATTGTTCCTTGCGGCATCCAGCAATACGGAGTGACGTCGTTGGAAGATATTACGGGCAGAGCCTTTTCCGTGGAGTTGGTTGCCAAGGAGATCGTCTCCTATTTCAGCCGGCATTTTTCTTATGACATCCGTTGGGTAGACGAAAAAGAAGCCCTTCACCGCTAA
- a CDS encoding tripeptidase T — protein sequence MIKQQRIVEQFMELVQIDSETKHEQNISTVLKEQFARLGLRVYEDDTTAKTGHGAGNLVVTWEAEGASDAPAIFFTCHMDTVTPGTGITPILGEDGWIRSDGTTILGADDKAGIAALFEAIRVIQENNLPHGKIQFVITVGEESGLVGARAMNPQDIDAEFGYALDSNGAVGTICVAAPARAEIQMNIYGKSAHAGVNPEDGISAIQVAAKAIAAMKLGRIDDETTANIGKFQGGSALNVVCDFVQIEAEARSIVQEKVEQQVAKMREALETTCDKFGARAEFHSEILYPAFGFQDDHEVVQLAQRAIRGLGLETSTFMSGGGSDANIFNGFNIPTVNLAVGYEEIHTTNERIRAEDLAKLAEVVVAIVQETAAVRK from the coding sequence ATGATCAAGCAACAGCGGATTGTCGAGCAGTTCATGGAACTGGTGCAAATCGATAGCGAAACGAAACACGAGCAAAATATCTCAACCGTCCTGAAAGAGCAGTTCGCCCGTTTGGGACTTCGCGTTTATGAAGACGATACGACGGCCAAAACCGGTCATGGAGCGGGAAATTTGGTCGTCACTTGGGAAGCTGAGGGAGCATCGGATGCTCCTGCAATTTTCTTTACATGCCATATGGACACGGTGACGCCGGGTACGGGCATTACGCCTATACTGGGAGAGGATGGCTGGATTCGCAGCGATGGAACGACGATCCTGGGCGCGGACGACAAAGCGGGCATTGCCGCCCTGTTCGAAGCGATCCGCGTCATTCAGGAGAACAACCTTCCACACGGCAAAATCCAGTTTGTCATCACGGTCGGAGAAGAATCCGGCCTGGTTGGGGCGCGCGCAATGAACCCGCAGGATATCGATGCCGAGTTCGGTTATGCACTCGATTCGAACGGCGCTGTAGGCACAATCTGCGTTGCTGCACCGGCCCGGGCCGAGATTCAGATGAATATTTACGGCAAATCCGCACACGCCGGGGTGAACCCCGAAGATGGCATCAGTGCCATTCAAGTGGCAGCCAAAGCGATTGCGGCGATGAAGCTTGGCCGGATCGACGATGAAACAACGGCGAACATCGGCAAATTCCAAGGCGGTTCGGCGCTGAACGTCGTCTGCGATTTCGTGCAAATCGAAGCGGAAGCACGCAGCATCGTTCAGGAGAAAGTAGAGCAGCAAGTTGCAAAGATGCGGGAAGCGCTCGAAACAACCTGCGACAAATTTGGTGCCAGAGCCGAATTCCACAGCGAAATATTGTATCCTGCATTTGGATTCCAGGATGATCATGAGGTGGTGCAGCTTGCACAGCGAGCCATTCGCGGCCTTGGGCTGGAGACGTCGACGTTTATGTCCGGCGGCGGCAGCGATGCCAACATCTTCAACGGCTTTAACATTCCGACGGTGAACTTGGCCGTAGGTTACGAAGAAATTCATACAACCAATGAGCGCATTCGGGCCGAGGATCTCGCCAAGCTGGCGGAAGTCGTCGTGGCCATCGTGCAGGAAACGGCTGCCGTCCGGAAATGA
- a CDS encoding DUF2627 domain-containing protein, producing MVIHTKLVFARFLAILVLVVPGLMAMKGFLMMKDALFLYYADHGNDQVSPAFDWLSFGGGLLLFGAGMSFLGGWILFRDRKRNYVGPRFRSKTAHPGPEKQRHST from the coding sequence ATGGTGATCCACACAAAATTGGTTTTTGCCCGTTTCTTGGCCATTCTCGTTCTGGTCGTCCCCGGCCTGATGGCGATGAAAGGCTTTCTGATGATGAAGGACGCTTTGTTTCTGTATTACGCCGATCATGGGAACGATCAGGTTTCCCCCGCGTTTGACTGGCTTTCCTTTGGCGGCGGGCTGCTCCTGTTCGGAGCAGGCATGAGCTTTCTGGGGGGCTGGATTTTGTTTAGGGATCGCAAACGAAACTATGTAGGTCCGCGTTTTCGTTCGAAAACAGCTCATCCGGGCCCGGAAAAACAGCGGCATTCCACATGA
- a CDS encoding alpha-ketoacid dehydrogenase subunit beta translates to MAMMEYIDAIRLAMKEEMERDENVFVLGEDVGVKGGVFTTTKGLQDQFGEMRVMDTPLSESAIAGVAIGAAMYGMKPIAEMQYSDFMLPATNQIISEAAKIRYRSNNDWSCPVVIRAPIGGGIFGGLYHSQCPESIFFGTPGLKIVAPYSAYDAKGLLKAAVRDPDPVLFFENKKCYKLIKEDVPDDDYIVPIGKANVLREGADITVIGYSQPLHFVMQAAEELEREEGITAHVLDLRTLQPLDRDAIIASARLTGKVLIVHEDNKTGGVGAEVAAIISEECLFDLDAPIQRLCGPDVPAMPISPTLEKFYMLSKDKAKEAMRALAQY, encoded by the coding sequence ATGGCGATGATGGAATACATTGATGCGATCCGTCTGGCAATGAAGGAAGAGATGGAACGCGACGAGAACGTGTTTGTGCTTGGCGAGGACGTTGGCGTCAAAGGCGGGGTATTTACCACGACCAAAGGATTGCAGGACCAGTTCGGCGAAATGCGCGTCATGGACACGCCTCTCTCCGAATCGGCGATTGCAGGCGTAGCGATCGGGGCTGCCATGTACGGCATGAAGCCGATTGCGGAAATGCAATATTCGGACTTCATGCTTCCGGCAACCAACCAGATCATCAGCGAAGCGGCCAAAATCCGATACCGTTCCAACAACGATTGGAGCTGTCCGGTCGTGATCCGTGCGCCGATCGGCGGCGGTATCTTTGGCGGCCTTTACCACTCCCAATGTCCGGAATCGATCTTTTTTGGCACACCGGGCTTGAAAATCGTTGCGCCGTACTCGGCATATGACGCCAAGGGCCTGCTGAAGGCGGCTGTACGCGATCCGGATCCCGTCCTGTTTTTCGAGAACAAAAAATGTTACAAGCTGATCAAGGAAGATGTGCCTGACGACGATTACATCGTGCCGATCGGCAAAGCGAACGTGCTGCGCGAAGGCGCCGACATTACCGTCATCGGGTACAGCCAGCCGCTGCATTTCGTAATGCAGGCTGCTGAAGAGCTTGAGCGTGAAGAGGGCATTACCGCGCACGTTCTCGACCTGCGCACGCTGCAGCCCCTCGACCGCGATGCGATCATTGCTTCCGCTCGTTTGACGGGCAAAGTGCTCATCGTGCATGAAGACAACAAAACCGGTGGGGTGGGAGCAGAGGTTGCGGCCATCATCAGCGAGGAATGCTTGTTCGATCTGGACGCGCCAATTCAACGCCTTTGCGGTCCGGACGTGCCGGCGATGCCGATCAGCCCGACGCTGGAAAAGTTCTACATGCTGAGCAAAGACAAGGCTAAGGAAGCGATGCGTGCATTGGCACAGTATTGA
- a CDS encoding Fur family transcriptional regulator: MEARIDKIKQQLQSQGYKLTPQREATVRVLLENEEDHLSAEDVFMLVKEKAPEIGLATVYRTLELLSELHVVEKINFGDGVARYDLRGDTSKHHHHHLICVQCGSVDEIREDWLGPLEERLEQEFNFSVVDHRLDFHGICYRCKAKNDQKPKDEE, from the coding sequence ATGGAAGCACGGATCGATAAAATCAAGCAGCAACTACAGTCCCAAGGATATAAATTAACGCCCCAGCGGGAAGCCACCGTCAGAGTACTTCTTGAGAATGAAGAAGATCATCTGAGCGCGGAAGACGTATTCATGCTTGTTAAAGAAAAAGCTCCCGAAATCGGTCTGGCAACCGTGTACCGTACCCTCGAACTGCTGAGTGAGCTGCATGTTGTAGAGAAAATCAACTTCGGCGACGGTGTAGCGCGTTATGATCTGCGCGGAGATACGTCCAAGCATCATCACCATCACTTGATCTGCGTTCAATGCGGAAGTGTGGATGAAATTCGTGAAGACTGGCTCGGACCGCTTGAAGAGCGCCTGGAGCAGGAATTCAATTTTTCCGTCGTGGACCACCGTCTGGATTTCCACGGGATTTGTTATCGTTGCAAAGCTAAAAATGACCAGAAGCCCAAAGATGAAGAATAA
- a CDS encoding dihydrolipoamide acetyltransferase family protein: MAERMKWIEVIMPQLAESLVSATIAKWLKKPGDAVEQYEPICEVITDKVNAEIPSTVDGIMGDHLAEEGATIAVGEAICHMQVAVSGEEAAEQITENRQPSSAAAGSASQTGTDARTVVNAGVPAHDPDQPMRGRYSPAVQTLAAEHGVNLQHIHGTGMGGRITRKDVLSYVAQGGAASSPPVQQVAAPEAAAHATESAASPFSGINRGPVEPSAASTREGIPVADAGVPVRHSGIHLTESPKIPQIEVEGGGQGRSEYFIDVTPVRNAIARNMRQSVSEIPHAWTMIEVDVTNLVLLRNKLKDEFKRKEGINLTYLSFMMKGVVNAIKDYPIMNSVWAVDKIIVKRDINLSMAVGTEDSVLTPVIKHADQRNIAGLAREIDDLARKTREGKLKLDDMQGGTFTVNNTGSFGSILSQPIINYPQAAILTFESIVKKPVVINDMIAVRSMANLCLSLDHRILDGVICGRFLQRVKENLEGYNMETTVY; this comes from the coding sequence ATGGCTGAACGCATGAAATGGATCGAGGTCATTATGCCGCAGCTGGCGGAATCGCTGGTATCGGCGACGATTGCAAAATGGTTGAAAAAACCGGGCGATGCGGTCGAGCAGTACGAGCCGATCTGTGAAGTGATTACCGATAAAGTGAATGCCGAGATTCCGTCCACCGTGGATGGAATCATGGGCGATCACCTCGCTGAGGAAGGCGCTACGATTGCCGTTGGCGAAGCGATCTGCCATATGCAGGTCGCTGTTTCCGGGGAAGAGGCAGCGGAGCAAATTACCGAGAACCGCCAGCCGTCTTCTGCTGCGGCGGGATCGGCATCGCAAACGGGAACGGACGCCCGAACTGTCGTTAATGCCGGGGTGCCTGCTCATGATCCCGACCAGCCAATGCGCGGACGTTACTCGCCGGCAGTTCAAACATTGGCTGCAGAACATGGCGTGAATCTGCAGCATATTCACGGAACAGGCATGGGGGGGCGCATTACGCGCAAAGATGTTCTGTCCTACGTCGCGCAGGGCGGAGCTGCATCTTCGCCCCCCGTTCAGCAGGTCGCCGCTCCTGAAGCAGCGGCGCATGCGACGGAGTCAGCAGCATCTCCGTTCAGCGGCATCAACCGCGGGCCGGTGGAGCCTTCCGCTGCCTCAACGCGCGAAGGAATTCCGGTGGCTGACGCGGGTGTGCCCGTCAGACATTCAGGCATTCATTTGACGGAAAGCCCGAAAATCCCGCAAATCGAGGTGGAAGGCGGCGGACAAGGACGTTCCGAGTACTTTATCGACGTGACGCCTGTCCGCAACGCCATTGCCCGCAATATGCGTCAAAGCGTATCCGAAATTCCGCATGCATGGACGATGATCGAGGTCGACGTAACCAATCTGGTCTTGCTGCGCAACAAGCTGAAGGATGAATTCAAGCGCAAGGAAGGCATTAACCTGACGTATCTGTCCTTCATGATGAAAGGCGTCGTCAACGCGATCAAGGACTATCCGATCATGAACTCGGTGTGGGCCGTGGACAAAATCATCGTGAAACGGGACATTAACCTGTCCATGGCGGTAGGTACGGAGGATTCGGTGCTGACACCTGTCATTAAACATGCCGATCAGCGGAATATTGCGGGACTGGCCCGGGAAATCGATGATTTGGCGCGCAAAACCCGTGAAGGCAAGCTGAAGCTGGACGATATGCAGGGAGGAACGTTCACGGTCAACAACACCGGCTCGTTCGGTTCGATCCTTTCCCAGCCGATCATCAATTATCCGCAGGCAGCCATTCTGACATTTGAATCCATCGTCAAGAAACCTGTGGTGATCAACGATATGATCGCGGTTCGTTCGATGGCCAACCTGTGCCTCTCGTTGGATCATCGGATTTTGGACGGCGTCATCTGCGGAAGATTCCTGCAGCGCGTCAAGGAGAATCTGGAAGGTTATAACATGGAAACGACAGTGTATTAA
- a CDS encoding NUDIX hydrolase: MNNANTSQANISAKSSNPKLDEKTISTEQMFEGRVISLQIDTVELPNGQRATREVVRHPGAVAVLALRGDKMLVVDQYRQALGRTEVEIPAGKLDPGEAPEVAAARELREETGYAAKSLRHLRSFYTSPGFADEIIHLYLAEDLEVGEMEPDEDEFLEVSEITLDEAYALMDQNRISDAKTMLAVYAWDLYRATGRF; the protein is encoded by the coding sequence ATGAACAACGCAAACACGTCGCAAGCGAATATTTCCGCCAAATCGTCCAACCCGAAGCTGGATGAAAAAACGATCTCCACGGAGCAGATGTTCGAGGGGAGAGTGATCTCCCTCCAAATCGACACGGTGGAACTGCCTAACGGTCAGAGGGCGACCCGGGAAGTCGTTCGCCATCCCGGAGCCGTCGCCGTTCTCGCTTTGAGGGGCGATAAAATGCTGGTCGTCGACCAGTACCGGCAAGCACTGGGCCGGACGGAAGTGGAAATTCCCGCTGGAAAGCTGGATCCGGGCGAAGCGCCGGAAGTGGCAGCGGCACGCGAACTGCGCGAAGAAACCGGATATGCGGCCAAATCGCTGCGCCATCTGCGTTCCTTCTACACTTCCCCCGGTTTTGCGGACGAAATCATCCATCTTTATCTGGCCGAGGACCTGGAAGTAGGCGAGATGGAGCCGGACGAAGACGAATTTCTGGAAGTGTCCGAAATCACGTTGGATGAGGCTTATGCGTTAATGGACCAAAACCGGATCAGCGACGCCAAAACGATGCTGGCCGTGTATGCATGGGATCTGTACCGGGCCACGGGGCGGTTCTGA